The proteins below are encoded in one region of Silene latifolia isolate original U9 population chromosome 2, ASM4854445v1, whole genome shotgun sequence:
- the LOC141640791 gene encoding uncharacterized protein LOC141640791 translates to MLAASIPSELRQVCMCKGFGTTLTGPALQWYINLSNGSIKSFTDLINSFNHQFANSKELEKRSSDLYRIKQKPGETIRAFLTRFNKEKVSIPRCDIGTAMEAFRQGLPLDSDFYDELSMKPCLTFEDVQAKAIGYIKMEEDKSFKAETIDIISGEERSNIKSFNHRGSSSRPSPYTRPDRSEVNYAHEQRGKAADQERPQRDLPPTPPIYEVKLINGGSEICGLTSSEISDIHHDGLVITMQIGTVRVLRILVDSGSSVNLIMLDVLKAMKIDENQIIKKSNVLVGFSGETKNTLGRSTCQPTLKESHHMKDLESWIAFHPTTQS, encoded by the exons ATGTTAGCAGCCTCCATACCCAGTGAGCTGCGACAAGTATGCATGTGCAAGGGTTTTGGAACAACCTTGACCGGACCTGCCcttcaatggtacataaacctgtcAAATGGGAGTATCAAGTCTTTTACAGATCTGATAAACTCGTTCAACCATCAATTCGCCAACAGCAAGGAACTCGAAAAAAGATCCAGTGACCTATACAGAATCAAGCAAAAACCTGGCGAGACAATCAGAGCATTCCTgaccagattcaacaaagagaaagtatcaatccccagatgtgatatTGGAACAGCCAtggaagctttcaggcagggACTACCATTGGACAGCGATTTCTATGACGAGCTGAGTATGAAACCCTGCCTGACTTTTGAAGACGTCCAGGCAAAGGCTATTGGCTACATCAAAATGGAAGAAGACAAAAGCTTCAAGGCTGAAACCATTGACATCATTTCAGGAGAGGAAAGATCCAACATAAAAAGTTTTAATCACAGGGGAAGCAGTTCAAGGCCATCCCCCTACACTaggcctgacagatcagaagtcaactatgctcATGAGCAACGAG GGAAGGCAGCGGATCAAGAAAGACCACAACGTGACCTGCCCCCaacaccacccatctatgaagtcaaattgatcaatggaggatctgagatCTGTGGCCTGACTAGCTCA GAAATATCGGACATCCATCATGATGGCCTTGTCATTACTATGCAAATTGGGACTGTACGTGTCCTGAGAATCCTAGTAGATAGTGGCAGCTCAGTCAATCTAATTATGCTTGATGttttgaaagccatgaagattgaTGAGAACCAGATCATAAAGAAGTCAAATGtcttggtaggattcagtggtgaaaccaagaATACTCTGGGGAGATCTACCTGCCAACCTAcattgaaggagtctcatcatatgaaagatttggagtcctggattgccTTTCATCCTACAACGCAATCCTag